The Fervidibacillus albus genome contains a region encoding:
- a CDS encoding DMT family transporter, whose amino-acid sequence MNRHWQKVLIASLLEVFWVIGLAHAENLFQWAGTIFALLLSNFLMITAAQVLPAGTVYSVFVGLGTAGTVIADILLFGEPFQWLKMLFIILIIIGVVGLKLITEGKTESGGE is encoded by the coding sequence ATGAATCGACATTGGCAAAAAGTGTTGATTGCATCTTTATTAGAAGTGTTTTGGGTAATCGGATTGGCCCACGCTGAAAATTTATTTCAATGGGCAGGTACGATTTTCGCTTTACTCCTTAGTAATTTTCTTATGATTACAGCGGCACAAGTTCTTCCCGCCGGTACTGTCTATTCCGTTTTCGTCGGGTTAGGGACAGCGGGTACAGTAATTGCCGATATTCTCTTGTTCGGTGAGCCGTTTCAGTGGTTAAAAATGCTTTTTATAATATTGATCATCATCGGTGTTGTCGGATTAAAGCTTATTACGGAAGGAAAAACGGAATCAGGGGGTGAGTAG
- a CDS encoding cory-CC-star protein, with amino-acid sequence MIDKLKKLIAFYEEVLSLPHRTEIARELREEEDVFLLLLFSEMVGIPNPTYYYTLELYPYMIEKFHDWHLRMGMEKSPLSGIRCC; translated from the coding sequence ATGATTGACAAATTGAAAAAGTTGATTGCCTTTTATGAAGAAGTTCTTTCCCTTCCCCATCGAACTGAAATTGCAAGGGAACTCCGGGAAGAAGAGGACGTCTTTTTGCTTTTACTATTTTCTGAGATGGTCGGAATTCCGAATCCTACCTACTACTATACGTTGGAATTGTACCCGTATATGATTGAAAAATTTCATGACTGGCATTTACGGATGGGGATGGAAAAGTCGCCTTTATCAGGTATTCGTTGTTGTTAA
- a CDS encoding DoxX family protein — MKFIEKKECVVVMNIALWTTQIVLALLFFMTGLQKVNPSKKEVEQTENGSESRLFMFIGIVEILGAIGLIFPWLLNIMPILTPLAAIGFSIIMILAAIYHMKRKEYKSIAFNTILFALALFIAIGRIL, encoded by the coding sequence TTGAAATTTATTGAGAAAAAGGAGTGTGTCGTAGTAATGAATATCGCGTTATGGACTACTCAAATAGTATTAGCACTTTTATTTTTCATGACAGGGCTACAAAAAGTAAACCCTTCGAAAAAAGAAGTTGAACAAACGGAAAATGGTTCCGAAAGCAGACTATTTATGTTTATTGGTATTGTTGAAATTTTAGGTGCAATAGGATTAATTTTTCCGTGGTTACTTAATATTATGCCAATTTTAACACCACTTGCAGCAATTGGCTTTTCGATCATCATGATTCTTGCAGCCATTTACCATATGAAACGAAAGGAATACAAATCAATTGCTTTCAATACGATCCTTTTCGCCCTCGCACTGTTTATCGCAATCGGTCGGATTCTTTAG
- a CDS encoding DUF899 family protein, which produces MNRTEIKKEIEKLEQEIKEKKQRLVELKQSLPQKPVKNYSFTDSYGRKVSLSDLFGEKNELLVVQNMGKSCAYCTMWADGFNGIYHHITTKSAFVVATPDAPEVQKTFAAERKWQFPMISTIGTTFKEDLGFVKEGSEYPGVSSFRKDEDGNIFHITDAFFGPWDDFCPVFPLFDLLPSGSKGFIP; this is translated from the coding sequence GTGAACAGGACGGAAATCAAAAAGGAAATCGAAAAACTCGAACAAGAAATTAAAGAAAAAAAACAACGACTAGTTGAACTGAAACAATCCCTTCCCCAAAAACCGGTGAAAAACTATTCATTCACCGATTCCTATGGAAGAAAGGTTTCTCTCTCCGATTTATTTGGCGAAAAAAATGAGCTGCTCGTCGTCCAAAACATGGGAAAATCTTGCGCCTATTGTACGATGTGGGCCGATGGGTTTAACGGAATTTACCATCATATCACTACAAAAAGTGCTTTTGTCGTCGCAACCCCCGATGCTCCGGAAGTTCAAAAAACCTTTGCCGCCGAGCGAAAATGGCAATTCCCAATGATTTCAACGATAGGAACGACATTTAAAGAAGATCTCGGTTTCGTAAAAGAAGGTTCCGAATATCCAGGCGTCTCTTCTTTTCGGAAAGATGAGGATGGCAATATTTTTCATATAACCGATGCTTTTTTTGGTCCTTGGGATGATTTTTGCCCCGTTTTTCCGTTATTCGATCTTCTTCCGTCCGGTTCTAAAGGGTTTATTCCGTAA
- a CDS encoding ArsA family ATPase, producing MEELKKTILFVGGKGGVGKTTTAAAISVKLSEEGNKTLLISTDPAHNLGDLFGQNIGGKMNRVKEKLYALEIDPEIETTKYIHQVKENVKGLVNPTMMAEVYRMLDTAKASPGADEAALFDRIISIILDEKSNFDKIVFDTAPTGHTIRLLTLPELMNIWIEGLLMRRKKTKENYVQLLNDGEPIEDPIYDILKERRERFRRARSILLDHNETGFLFVLNPERLPIVETEKATRLLDQYHLHVKTLIVNKVLPEQVEGKFLQERKKHEKEYIEWINRSFQDKRRIYIPFFSEDVTTIEQLRTISHYF from the coding sequence ATGGAAGAGTTAAAAAAAACGATCCTTTTTGTCGGTGGAAAAGGGGGAGTGGGAAAAACGACGACGGCAGCTGCCATTTCGGTGAAACTTTCCGAAGAAGGGAACAAGACATTGCTTATTTCTACAGATCCTGCACATAACTTAGGGGATCTCTTTGGACAAAACATAGGTGGAAAGATGAATCGAGTGAAGGAAAAACTATATGCATTGGAAATCGATCCGGAAATCGAGACGACGAAATATATTCATCAAGTGAAGGAAAATGTAAAAGGTTTAGTAAATCCAACGATGATGGCTGAAGTGTATCGCATGTTGGATACGGCAAAGGCTTCACCGGGTGCAGATGAGGCAGCTCTTTTCGATCGAATCATATCTATTATCCTCGATGAAAAATCGAATTTCGATAAAATCGTGTTCGATACGGCACCAACTGGGCATACGATTCGTTTGTTAACGTTACCTGAGTTAATGAACATTTGGATTGAAGGCTTATTAATGCGAAGGAAAAAAACGAAAGAAAACTATGTACAGTTGTTGAATGATGGGGAACCGATTGAAGATCCGATTTATGACATTCTTAAGGAAAGAAGAGAACGTTTCCGAAGAGCGAGATCCATTTTGCTCGATCATAATGAAACCGGCTTTCTTTTCGTTTTGAATCCCGAACGGTTGCCGATTGTAGAAACGGAAAAGGCGACACGATTATTGGATCAATACCATTTACATGTTAAAACCCTCATCGTAAATAAAGTGCTACCAGAACAGGTGGAAGGGAAATTTTTACAAGAACGAAAAAAGCACGAAAAGGAATATATAGAATGGATTAACCGGTCGTTCCAAGACAAACGACGCATATATATCCCCTTTTTTTCTGAAGATGTGACGACAATCGAACAGTTAAGAACGATTAGTCACTATTTTTAA
- a CDS encoding DMT family transporter, translated as MGWVALIVAGLFEAFGVTMMNQLQKARNWLTVSLLIGGFGISFSLLGYALRFLPMGTAYAIWTGIGVVGGTMIGMIFYEESKDVRRIFFIGIILSSVIGLKLIS; from the coding sequence ATGGGATGGGTTGCATTAATCGTTGCCGGATTATTCGAGGCATTTGGTGTTACGATGATGAATCAATTACAGAAAGCGAGAAATTGGCTTACGGTTTCGTTATTAATTGGCGGTTTTGGAATTAGTTTTTCGCTATTAGGTTATGCCTTGCGATTTTTGCCGATGGGAACGGCTTATGCGATTTGGACGGGAATCGGTGTCGTCGGCGGTACGATGATCGGAATGATATTTTACGAGGAATCGAAGGACGTCCGTCGTATCTTTTTCATCGGTATCATTTTAAGTTCCGTTATCGGATTAAAACTAATTTCGTAA
- a CDS encoding winged helix-turn-helix transcriptional regulator, translating into MSEECKAETALDILVGKWKPVILFHIFHKGTLRFSELQRLIPEISKKMLTTQLRELEYHDIIHRKVYAQVPPKVEYSITEYGKSIAPLMNSMHEWGLAHVKHLQEIYGEEALEKRSK; encoded by the coding sequence ATGTCCGAAGAATGCAAAGCAGAAACAGCATTGGATATCCTCGTTGGGAAGTGGAAACCCGTCATCCTGTTTCATATTTTTCATAAAGGAACGTTACGTTTTAGTGAACTTCAACGGTTAATACCGGAAATATCGAAAAAAATGCTTACAACGCAGCTAAGGGAATTAGAGTATCACGATATTATACATCGGAAAGTGTATGCCCAAGTCCCACCAAAGGTCGAGTATTCTATCACGGAGTACGGCAAAAGCATAGCCCCACTGATGAATTCAATGCATGAATGGGGATTGGCCCATGTTAAACATTTACAGGAGATTTATGGAGAAGAAGCATTGGAAAAAAGGTCGAAATAG
- a CDS encoding lipoate--protein ligase, with translation MKYIDNQDVMDATLNLAIEEYVLTELDINETYLLFYSMTPTVIVGKNQNTVEEINMDFVREQHVTVTRRLSGGGAVYNDEGDLSFSFITKDDGNSFHNYRKFTNPVVNALREMGVYAELQGRNDLVVGGKKISGNAQFSTRGRMFSHGTLLFDVNLENVALALNPDAEKYLSKGIKSVRSRVTNIREHLKEDMDIKTFKRKLLEHIFEGEKNISEYNLTEKDWKRIREIADKRYRNWDWVYGRSPKFNVHHKRRFPAGTVDIRLEVKKGMIEEATIFGDFFGAGDVKDIEEQLIGTRYDRDAVNDKLDAVDIGHYFGKISKEDLLSLMF, from the coding sequence ATGAAGTACATTGACAATCAAGACGTGATGGATGCGACGCTGAATTTGGCGATTGAAGAATATGTTCTCACAGAGTTGGACATCAATGAAACGTATTTGTTATTTTATAGCATGACACCGACAGTCATCGTTGGAAAAAATCAGAACACAGTTGAGGAAATCAACATGGATTTCGTCCGGGAGCAACATGTGACCGTGACGCGACGTTTGTCCGGGGGCGGAGCAGTGTATAACGATGAAGGTGACTTAAGCTTTAGTTTTATCACTAAGGACGATGGAAACAGTTTCCATAACTATAGAAAATTTACCAATCCAGTCGTGAACGCTTTAAGGGAAATGGGCGTCTATGCCGAACTTCAAGGAAGGAACGACCTCGTTGTTGGTGGTAAAAAAATTAGCGGCAACGCCCAGTTTTCCACACGTGGTCGCATGTTTAGCCACGGAACGCTTTTGTTTGACGTGAACCTCGAAAACGTTGCGCTCGCCCTCAATCCGGACGCCGAAAAGTATTTGTCAAAAGGAATCAAGTCTGTGCGCAGCCGTGTGACCAATATTCGTGAGCATTTAAAAGAGGATATGGACATCAAGACGTTCAAAAGGAAGCTTTTAGAGCACATTTTTGAAGGAGAAAAAAATATTTCAGAATATAATTTGACGGAAAAAGACTGGAAACGAATCCGCGAGATTGCCGACAAGCGATACCGAAACTGGGATTGGGTGTATGGCCGTTCACCAAAATTTAACGTTCACCATAAACGCCGCTTTCCCGCTGGTACGGTCGACATCCGCTTGGAAGTCAAAAAAGGTATGATCGAAGAAGCCACGATTTTTGGCGATTTCTTCGGTGCCGGCGACGTGAAGGATATCGAAGAGCAGCTTATCGGTACGCGCTACGATCGCGATGCGGTAAACGATAAACTGGATGCAGTCGACATCGGCCACTATTTCGGTAAAATTTCGAAAGAGGATCTGTTAAGTCTCATGTTTTAA
- a CDS encoding MFS transporter — MKEKTSGQTWALTLFAIGVFMAALDNGIISAALTTINSSFGVSANWGAWGVTLYTLGLSISVPIIGKLSDRYGRKKLFIVEIALFGLGSLLVALSPNFVFYLSARFLQALGGGGIFIIGSSHVLSTMPVEKQGKALGMLGGMNGIASVLGPNIGSMLLDLTGTWHVLFLINVPIAILLVILGWLKLEETKDPETGRLDSFGTILLSLSVLGIMYGLTNIEGVEFWDSLLSPNVYGFILTGIALFIVLIFHESKLEKNDGDPILPYRLLKQPTYLLTLLIGAFSGALLAAMIFIPAFTEQVLGIPAENSGYWLTPLAIMAGLGASLGGAFVDKRGPITAVLLSGVITAIGFGLFPTWIDTKWQFIISSSIAGLGMGIILGAPLNILATETLKSDKGSALSTLSLSRQIGMTLAPTIYAGFIARGFNRIPDLFQSDFSTILKEKMDSANLSPEAMQEFAQLAGKFSSQTEGFSEDAMTEAFNQIQDPSLKEVIQSSVEQITHMAAQDGFNGLFYSAVTLAILVLIVTFILAPIRKRKLAETKQVSAS; from the coding sequence ATGAAAGAAAAAACGTCCGGTCAAACATGGGCGTTAACATTATTTGCGATCGGTGTCTTTATGGCGGCGTTGGACAACGGAATTATTAGTGCTGCACTGACAACAATCAATAGTTCCTTCGGTGTGTCGGCCAATTGGGGGGCATGGGGCGTTACCCTTTATACACTAGGTTTATCGATTAGTGTTCCGATTATCGGAAAATTATCAGACCGATACGGAAGGAAAAAATTATTCATCGTAGAAATAGCCCTATTTGGACTAGGATCATTACTTGTCGCATTAAGCCCAAATTTTGTTTTTTATTTAAGTGCCCGATTTTTGCAAGCCCTCGGTGGAGGAGGGATATTTATTATCGGTAGTTCCCACGTGTTAAGTACGATGCCTGTCGAAAAACAAGGAAAAGCGCTAGGAATGCTCGGCGGGATGAATGGAATTGCCTCCGTTTTAGGGCCCAATATCGGAAGTATGCTTTTAGATCTAACGGGCACATGGCACGTATTATTTTTGATCAATGTTCCGATTGCGATTTTGTTAGTGATTCTTGGATGGCTCAAATTAGAAGAAACAAAGGATCCAGAAACAGGTCGCCTCGATTCTTTTGGAACGATTTTGCTGTCGTTATCCGTATTAGGAATTATGTATGGGTTGACGAATATTGAAGGTGTTGAATTTTGGGATAGTTTGCTTTCACCGAATGTTTACGGATTTATTTTAACTGGAATCGCCCTCTTTATCGTATTGATTTTCCACGAAAGTAAATTGGAAAAAAACGATGGTGATCCGATTCTTCCGTACCGTTTGCTCAAGCAACCTACGTATCTTCTAACTTTATTAATCGGTGCCTTCTCCGGTGCTTTGTTGGCGGCGATGATCTTTATCCCTGCCTTTACGGAACAAGTCCTCGGCATCCCTGCGGAAAATTCCGGATACTGGTTAACCCCCCTTGCCATAATGGCGGGCCTCGGAGCATCGTTAGGCGGCGCTTTCGTTGATAAAAGGGGGCCGATTACTGCGGTATTATTATCCGGCGTTATTACAGCGATCGGTTTCGGTTTATTTCCAACATGGATTGATACAAAATGGCAATTTATCATATCCTCTTCCATCGCCGGTTTAGGTATGGGGATTATTCTCGGTGCACCACTCAATATTTTAGCGACCGAAACGTTAAAATCAGATAAAGGTTCAGCCCTTTCTACTTTATCGCTCAGTCGCCAAATTGGAATGACCCTTGCCCCAACAATCTATGCTGGATTTATTGCCAGAGGTTTTAATCGAATTCCAGACTTATTTCAATCGGATTTTTCAACGATTCTTAAAGAAAAGATGGATTCGGCCAATTTAAGTCCTGAAGCGATGCAAGAATTTGCCCAATTGGCAGGAAAATTTTCTTCCCAAACGGAGGGATTTTCGGAAGATGCGATGACCGAAGCCTTTAATCAAATTCAAGATCCGAGTTTAAAGGAAGTCATTCAATCGAGTGTAGAACAAATCACCCATATGGCTGCACAAGATGGGTTTAATGGACTATTTTATTCTGCTGTCACGTTAGCCATACTCGTGTTAATTGTCACCTTCATCCTTGCACCTATTCGGAAGCGAAAATTGGCAGAAACTAAACAAGTATCTGCCTCATAA
- a CDS encoding flavin reductase family protein gives MDVKAKKTALRGISYGLYIIGTKDEEGNVNGFTGNWLTQTSFEPPLVALAVKAGTRSEEQIKKTEMFSVNILQSGKKDMVTAFFKSVEPEGNTLAGYEFYTEKTGCPIFKDALSFFECQVVDKVEKGDHFIYVGEVTNAGVHREGNPMTLKETGFYYGG, from the coding sequence ATGGATGTAAAGGCGAAAAAAACGGCTTTACGAGGAATTTCTTACGGCTTATATATCATCGGGACGAAGGATGAAGAAGGAAACGTCAACGGTTTTACGGGAAATTGGTTAACCCAAACGTCCTTTGAACCCCCTCTCGTTGCCCTCGCAGTGAAGGCTGGCACCCGATCCGAAGAACAGATTAAAAAAACGGAAATGTTTAGTGTTAATATTTTACAATCTGGAAAAAAGGATATGGTGACGGCCTTTTTCAAATCCGTTGAACCAGAAGGAAATACATTAGCCGGTTATGAATTTTATACAGAAAAAACCGGGTGCCCGATTTTTAAAGATGCTCTCAGCTTTTTTGAATGCCAAGTCGTCGACAAAGTTGAAAAGGGAGATCATTTCATATATGTAGGTGAAGTCACTAATGCTGGCGTCCATCGAGAAGGGAATCCGATGACATTGAAGGAAACGGGATTTTACTACGGTGGTTAA
- a CDS encoding TrkH family potassium uptake protein — protein sequence MNSFISRILLHLNLNPTRKLALSFLIMILVGAFLLKLPISHEHSITWSDAFFTATSATTVTGLSVVDTGSSFTVFGQVVIMLLIQLGGTGTMVFAVFLLIMFGKKIGLKERLLIQNSLNQNHIGGIVQLVRSLLLYTFIIEGIGLIFLAFRWVPEYGWKTGLYYSLFHSVSAFNNAGFSLWKDNLSAYVGDPIVNIVISTLFIIGGIGFIVVKDIWKKRSFHKLSLHSKLMIVGTFLMNVVATIMIFFLEYGNADTFGNLSISEKWFGSYFQAVTTRTAGFNTLDIGQMTPASLFLMMGLMFIGAGSASTAGGIKLTTFIILIFSMITYLTYKKETVLYHRAIKRATIFRSLSIVTISLLLIFSGIFILTVTEKQPFIQIAFEVFSAFGTVGLSTGITAELSIIGKLVMIVMMYIGRIGPLTFAFLFTKKINTPLRYPEEEVFTG from the coding sequence ATGAACAGTTTCATTTCTCGAATTTTACTTCATTTGAATTTGAATCCAACGAGAAAACTAGCGCTTAGTTTTTTGATCATGATACTTGTTGGTGCGTTTCTACTAAAATTACCCATTTCCCATGAGCATTCCATTACATGGAGTGATGCTTTTTTTACTGCAACATCGGCTACAACGGTAACGGGCTTATCGGTTGTTGATACGGGTTCTAGCTTTACCGTATTCGGACAAGTCGTCATAATGTTATTAATTCAATTGGGCGGGACGGGCACGATGGTTTTTGCCGTTTTTCTATTGATAATGTTTGGGAAAAAAATCGGCCTAAAAGAAAGACTTTTAATTCAAAATTCGTTGAATCAAAATCATATAGGTGGAATCGTTCAACTCGTTCGCTCATTGCTTCTTTATACGTTCATCATTGAAGGCATTGGCCTTATCTTTTTAGCATTTCGATGGGTTCCGGAATATGGTTGGAAAACCGGCTTATATTATAGTTTATTTCATTCCGTGTCCGCCTTTAATAACGCTGGTTTCTCGTTGTGGAAAGACAACCTTTCCGCATATGTAGGCGATCCGATTGTGAATATTGTCATTTCTACCCTCTTTATTATTGGAGGTATTGGCTTTATTGTCGTAAAAGATATTTGGAAAAAGAGAAGCTTTCATAAATTATCTCTTCATTCAAAATTAATGATTGTCGGAACGTTTTTGATGAATGTAGTCGCAACGATAATGATTTTTTTCTTGGAATATGGAAATGCGGATACATTTGGGAATCTATCAATCTCTGAAAAATGGTTCGGTAGTTATTTTCAAGCGGTGACTACCCGGACGGCTGGATTTAATACGTTGGACATCGGACAAATGACGCCAGCCTCGTTGTTTTTGATGATGGGGTTAATGTTTATCGGTGCAGGTAGTGCTTCAACGGCCGGTGGAATTAAATTAACGACGTTTATCATTTTAATTTTTTCGATGATTACGTATTTAACGTATAAAAAGGAGACAGTTTTATACCACCGTGCGATCAAAAGGGCGACCATTTTCCGGTCATTGTCGATTGTAACGATTAGTTTATTGTTAATCTTTAGTGGGATATTTATTTTAACCGTCACAGAAAAACAACCTTTTATCCAAATTGCTTTTGAAGTGTTTTCCGCCTTTGGTACCGTCGGATTGTCGACTGGAATTACGGCTGAATTATCTATCATCGGGAAATTGGTCATGATTGTGATGATGTATATCGGACGAATCGGGCCTTTAACTTTTGCATTTTTGTTTACGAAAAAAATCAATACGCCGCTCCGTTACCCAGAAGAGGAAGTGTTTACTGGTTAA
- a CDS encoding carbon starvation protein A — translation MSAIVVALLGFVVFFLGYRYYAKFIAEKIYKLDPNYVTPAHQYNDGVDFVPTNKFVLWGHHFTSVAGAAPILGPAIALYWGWLPAFLWVILGTVFAAGVHDFGTLVLSVRHKGQSVGTIADRLIGRSGKLLFLFIILILVLMVNAVFAWVIANLFISFPSSVFPVLLQIPLAIMIGYMVYKRKTKMLVPSLVVLAIMYIAAIASAQFEFLQIDLVKYMGGEEGDGLFGLGAVSTAFFIWIVFLMIYSYFASTLPVWKLLQPRDFINSHQLVVGLTILYLGLFFTNPELTAPVVNENPDRSWLPLLFITVACGAISGFHGLVSSGTSAKQLDKETDARFVGYFGAVGEGLLALISILTVATFFANTDAFFSTYASYNDANASGLNTFVEGASVLAGGIGIPSTVAVTIVSIIVVSFAATTLDTSVRLMRYIISELGTEYKIPTLSKTHVATSIAVLSSAALVLLPEGPRGFGSGGYLIWPLFGTSNQLLAGISLMLISIWLKRLGRNYAFTLIPMIFLIFMTMYAMFEQVFFQWAAWGTNTNMLLFVLGAIIFVFALWIAMTAFRMLTKKYDDPIDQNKAM, via the coding sequence TTGAGTGCAATTGTCGTCGCATTACTAGGGTTTGTCGTATTTTTTCTAGGGTATCGATATTATGCCAAGTTCATTGCCGAGAAAATTTACAAACTAGATCCGAACTATGTGACACCAGCGCATCAGTACAACGATGGGGTAGATTTCGTCCCGACGAACAAATTCGTCCTATGGGGACACCACTTCACATCCGTTGCGGGAGCGGCTCCGATTCTCGGTCCTGCTATTGCCTTATATTGGGGATGGTTGCCTGCATTCCTATGGGTAATTTTAGGTACGGTGTTTGCAGCAGGAGTCCATGATTTCGGAACACTAGTCCTTTCCGTCCGTCATAAAGGTCAATCGGTCGGAACAATTGCTGACCGGTTGATCGGGAGAAGTGGGAAATTGTTGTTTTTATTTATTATTTTAATTCTTGTGTTGATGGTAAACGCAGTATTTGCTTGGGTTATTGCGAATTTGTTTATTAGTTTTCCATCGAGCGTATTCCCGGTATTATTACAAATTCCTTTAGCTATTATGATCGGTTATATGGTTTATAAACGGAAAACGAAAATGCTCGTTCCGTCTCTTGTTGTTCTAGCGATTATGTATATTGCAGCGATCGCATCCGCCCAATTTGAATTTTTGCAAATCGACTTAGTGAAATATATGGGTGGTGAAGAAGGTGATGGTCTTTTCGGATTAGGGGCAGTATCGACGGCATTTTTCATATGGATCGTATTTTTAATGATTTATTCTTATTTTGCTTCGACATTGCCCGTTTGGAAATTGTTACAACCACGGGATTTTATTAATTCCCATCAACTCGTCGTCGGATTGACCATATTGTATTTAGGACTATTTTTCACGAATCCAGAATTAACGGCTCCGGTCGTAAATGAAAATCCGGATCGTTCTTGGTTACCGTTATTGTTTATTACCGTCGCCTGCGGTGCGATTTCCGGTTTTCATGGATTAGTTTCTTCGGGAACATCGGCTAAACAATTGGATAAGGAAACGGATGCCCGGTTCGTCGGTTATTTCGGTGCCGTGGGTGAAGGTTTATTGGCTCTCATTTCCATACTTACGGTGGCGACTTTCTTTGCGAATACAGATGCATTTTTCAGCACTTATGCCAGCTATAACGATGCCAATGCATCTGGTTTAAATACATTTGTTGAAGGCGCTTCCGTTTTAGCAGGCGGGATCGGTATTCCGTCGACCGTTGCCGTTACGATCGTTTCCATTATCGTCGTTAGTTTTGCAGCGACGACTTTAGATACGTCCGTCCGTCTAATGCGCTATATTATAAGTGAATTAGGAACGGAGTACAAAATTCCGACATTGTCGAAAACCCATGTAGCCACATCGATTGCAGTTCTTTCCAGTGCGGCGCTCGTATTGCTTCCAGAAGGTCCGAGAGGGTTCGGATCTGGTGGATATTTGATCTGGCCGTTATTCGGAACGTCCAATCAGTTGTTGGCCGGTATTAGTTTGATGTTAATTTCCATCTGGCTAAAACGGTTAGGAAGAAACTACGCTTTCACATTAATTCCGATGATTTTCCTTATCTTCATGACGATGTATGCTATGTTTGAACAAGTATTTTTCCAATGGGCTGCTTGGGGGACGAATACGAATATGCTTCTATTCGTATTAGGAGCGATTATTTTCGTCTTTGCTCTTTGGATTGCGATGACAGCTTTTCGGATGTTGACAAAAAAGTATGATGACCCAATTGACCAAAATAAGGCGATGTAA
- a CDS encoding flavodoxin family protein — MKNVLVLEGSSRSGGNTERLTNEVLRDVERTTIYLREKTILPIVDKRHDEEGFSIVNDDHDAIMEEVFKHDILIFSTPIYWYSMSGLMKTFIDRWSQTLRDPRFQMKAEMKKKEAFVVACGGDNPRMKGLPLIQQFQYAFDFIGLPFSDYVIGQGSKPGEIMNDPYALHVAKALNEMIKRKIHLNG; from the coding sequence ATGAAGAACGTACTCGTGTTAGAAGGCAGTTCTCGATCGGGCGGAAACACGGAAAGGTTAACAAACGAAGTGTTGAGGGATGTTGAACGTACGACAATTTACCTTCGAGAAAAAACGATTTTGCCGATCGTCGACAAACGGCATGATGAAGAAGGTTTTTCAATTGTAAATGACGATCATGATGCGATTATGGAAGAAGTTTTCAAACATGATATTCTCATATTTTCTACACCAATCTATTGGTACAGTATGTCCGGATTAATGAAAACCTTTATCGATCGGTGGAGCCAAACGTTAAGGGATCCGCGTTTCCAAATGAAAGCAGAAATGAAAAAAAAGGAAGCGTTCGTCGTTGCCTGTGGTGGGGACAATCCGCGTATGAAAGGTCTTCCCCTTATTCAACAATTTCAGTATGCCTTTGATTTCATTGGCCTCCCCTTTTCCGATTACGTCATTGGTCAAGGAAGTAAACCGGGAGAAATTATGAATGATCCATATGCATTACATGTCGCAAAAGCGTTAAATGAAATGATTAAAAGAAAAATTCATTTGAACGGTTAA